A window of Roseofilum capinflatum BLCC-M114 genomic DNA:
AAGTCCAATCCTTTGAGCTTGTGGGATTAGAGGATCTAGGAGGAGGATCTACTGATTTGGATGTCTTATTGTTTGATTTATCTAGGATGGATTTTTGGGTGGATGTTTCAAACGATCGGTTTTCGTTGTTCCACGATGGAGTCTTGGGAATCTCGGAATTGGGTGACAATTTGAATGAATACGACAACTCGGTCGTCTTCGATCCAGTTGTGGCGGCAGCGGAGCTGCCAAGCCCCGAGCCAGCAGATCTTCCTCAAGTGATAGGGACCGAAAGCGTGGCAGCGGAGCTGCCAAGCCCCGAGCCAGCAGATCTTCCTCAAGTGATAGAGACCGAAAGCGTGGCGACGGAGATGGTCTCTGTCCCAGAGCCTAGCCTAATAGTAGGTTTTATCGCACTGGGCGGTTTTATGTTAGGAAGCAGAAAAAAGGCCAAAGCCTAACTGTTTGAACGCCCGCAATATCTCGTAGGGGAAAGTGGCATTTGCTGGATACGGGCAAATGCCAGAAAACTCCCCCTTATCCGCAAACGTTCTTGTGCTGCTGTGGGTGTTGAAAGTATTAAATGGGCGGGTAATACTGAGGAAGTTATTGCTACAGGAACGGTTGAATGTCCGGAGTCTGTTCTGGAGAGAACAGAAAAGTGGTAAACTAAATTCAATTCTTTAATTTATTAGAAAGGAGAAACATTATGATGATCGCATGGGGATGGAAAACCTTTTTTACTGTTGCAAAAATCGGCGGTGGAATTCT
This region includes:
- a CDS encoding PEP-CTERM sorting domain-containing protein, whose amino-acid sequence is MLVRNAQKLCAALALGMTMAIASPLKSVAAPVSYEITWDDLYPNNDVVFSFVGEDFDENGWINFQAGEVQSFELVGLEDLGGGSTDLDVLLFDLSRMDFWVDVSNDRFSLFHDGVLGISELGDNLNEYDNSVVFDPVVAAAELPSPEPADLPQVIGTESVAAELPSPEPADLPQVIETESVATEMVSVPEPSLIVGFIALGGFMLGSRKKAKA